Proteins encoded in a region of the Coffea eugenioides isolate CCC68of chromosome 4, Ceug_1.0, whole genome shotgun sequence genome:
- the LOC113768125 gene encoding coiled-coil domain-containing protein 12 produces the protein MATEEEDSIEGAAATRRQRLRALRAAQELLNTPDQDDLPHHHAAPAPPPGPPDRDADNDDEKEEEEEGQEEREDNVNMKFRNYLPHDKQLQEGRVAPPVLPKFEDPVAEAPPCQEKKEDPFLNIAPKKPNWDLRRDVQKKLDKLEKRTQKAMFQLMAEEEKRRRLSEEGADGED, from the exons ATGGCGACGGAAGAGGAAGATTCGATAGAGGGGGCAGCAGCGACGCGGCGACAGCGGCTTAGAGCTCTCAGAGCCGCTCAGGAACTCCTCAACACTCCTGACCAAGACGACCTTCCCCACCACCACGCCGCCCCCGCTCCTCCTCCTGGTCCTCCAGACCGCGATGCCGACAACGATGacgaaaaagaagaagaagaagaaggccAAGAAGAACGAGAAGA CAATGTCAACATGAAATTCCGGAATTACCTTCCTCATGATAAGCAGCTTCAGGAGGGGAGAGTTGCTCCTCCGGTACTACCAAAATTTGAAGACCCTGTGGCTGAAGCACCTCCTtgtcaagagaagaaagag GACCCGTTTCTAAATATTGCCCCAAAGAAGCCGAATTGGGATCTGCGGAGGGATGTACAGAAGAAGCTTGACAAGCTAGAGAAACGTACACAAAAAGCAATGTTTCAGCTTATGG cggaagaagaaaagaggaggAGATTATCTGAAGAAGGTGCAGATGGAGAAGATTGA